In Pseudochaenichthys georgianus chromosome 6, fPseGeo1.2, whole genome shotgun sequence, a single window of DNA contains:
- the LOC117448374 gene encoding E3 ubiquitin-protein ligase TRIM21-like, protein IYVFSPQSEDISAASCLLTEDQCLCSICLDVFTDPVSTPCGHNFCKACISQHWDTKVPYQCPNCKKLFHTRPELLVNTFISEMPAQFRQSAQRKASSSSSEQHVVKPGEVPCDACTGTRLKALKSCLVCLESYCETHLEPHLTRAGLKKHQLIDPVENLESRMCVKHDKLLELFCKTDQVCVCMLCTYSEHKTHDVVPLKEGYEGKKAELGKTDAKIQQMIQKRRLKIQEMNRSVELSKEGADREMADGVQVFTTLKESVERSQAELMDTIKEKQRETEEQAAGFIKELEQEVSELKKRSSEVEQLSRSEDQLHLLQSFTSLNAAPPTKNWTEVRVRPPSYEGTVRRAVTQLEETLRKQMKKLLELKRVQQYEVEVTLDPDTAHPNLILSADGKQVKDGDVKKNLPDNPERFNSSPNVLAKQSFSSGRFYCEVQVKGKTDWDLGVARESINRKGNISLSPQKGYWVIVLRNENKYKACAGPAVRLSLKSQPEKVGVFVDYEEGLVSFYDVDAAALIYSFTGCCLKEKLYPFFCPCNNNGGKNSAPLIISPVNHTE, encoded by the coding sequence atatatgtttttagtcCTCAGAGTGAAGACATATCTGCTGCCAGCTGTCTGCTGACTGAAGATCAGTGTCTGTGCTCCATCTGTCTGGATGTGTTCACTGATCCAGTCAGCACACCATGTGGACACAACTTCTGTAAAGCCTGCATCTCTCAACACTGGGACACTAAAGTCCCCTATCAGTGTCCCAACTGTAAAAAGTTATTCCACACAAGACCTGAACTGCTGGTCAACACGTTCATCTCTGAGATGCCTGCTCAGTTCAGACAGTCAGCTCAACGgaaagccagcagcagcagctcagagcAACACGTTGTCAAACCAGGAGAAGTTCCCTGTGACgcctgcactggaaccagactgaAGGCCCTGAAGTCCTGCCTGGTGTGTCTGGAGTCCTACTGTGAGACTCACCTGGAGCCTCACCTGACAAGAGCAGGCCTGAAGAAACATCAGCTGATCGACCCTGTGGAGAACCTGGAAAGCAGGATGTGTGTGAAGCACGATAAACTGCTGGAGCTGTTCTGTAAGACCGACcaggtgtgtgtctgcatgctcTGCACCTATTCAGAGCACAAGACACATGATGTTGTTCCTCTGAAAGAAGGATATGAAGGAAAGAAGGCTGAGCTGGGGAAGACAGACGCTAAAATTcagcagatgatccagaagagacgACTGAAGATCCAGGAGATGAATCGCTCAGTGGAGCTCAGTAAGGAAGGAGCAGACAGAGAGATGGCAGATGGTGTTCAGGTCTTCACCACTCTAAAGGAGTCTGTTGAGAGAAGCCAGGCCGAGCTCATGGACACCATCAaagagaagcagagagagacagaggaacAGGCTGCAGGCTTCATCAAAGAGCTGGAACAGGAAGTCTCTGAGCTGAAGAAGAGAAGCTCTGAGGTGGAGCAGCTCTCACGCTCTGAAGAccagctccacctcctccaaAGCTTCACGTCCCTGAACGCTGCTCCACCCACCAAGAACTGGACAGAAGTCAGGGTCCGTCCACCTTCATATGAGGGGACTGTGAGGAGAGCTGTGACTCAGCTGGAGGAGACGCTCAGGAAACAGATGAAGAAGCTGCTCGAACTGAAGAGGGTCCAGCAGTATGAGGTGGAGGTGACTCTTGATCCTGATACAGCACATCCCAACCTCATCCTGTCTGCTGATGGAAAACAAGTGAAAGATGGTGATGTGAAGAAGAATCTCCCAGACAATCCAGAGAGATTTAATTCTTCTCCCAATGTTTTAGCAAAGCAGAGTTTCTCTTCAGGAAGATTTTATTGCGAGGTTCAGGTTAAAGGGAAGACTGACTGGGATCTAGGAGTGGCCAGAGAGTCGATCAACAGGAAGGGAAACATCTCACTGTCTCCTCAGAAAGGTTACTGGGTGATAGTGTTGAGGAATGAAAATAAGTACAAAGCTTGTGCTGGTCCTGCAGTCCGTCTCTCTCTGAAGTCTCAGCCTGAGAAGGTGGGGGTGTTTGTGGATTATGAGGAGGGTCTGGTCTCCTTTTATGATGTTGATGCTGCAGCTCTGATCTACTCCTTCACTGGCTGCTGCTTAAAAGAGAAACTCTACCCATTCTTTTGTCCCTGTAACAACAATGGTGGTAAAAACTCTGCCCCTCTGATCATCTCTCCTGTCAATCACACTGAGTAG